Proteins encoded together in one uncultured Desulfosarcina sp. window:
- a CDS encoding MBL fold metallo-hydrolase — protein MSTIDLREVDRVEILTLQDNTIDLTQQDNSAVIQRAMPLVGLEVKNSILAEHGFSSLVTVTEGEAARCMLFDFGFSEHGAAFNADALGADLTRVESMALSHGHLDHVGGIQELVKRTGKTDIPLVLHPAAFRNPRFMKISDDFKLIFPAFTREKAEAAGAAVVDTEQPYALLDHAAAFLGQIPRTTAFEKGAPNLYCEIDGQEQPDPFDDDSAVVFNVKGKGLVVLSGCAHSGIVNTVAYAKEATGVDKVMAVMGGFHLSGMDVETVIQPTIDALKAFNPDYIVPTHCTGRLAIQLIEKEMPDSFILNMSGTRLTFSA, from the coding sequence ATGAGTACGATTGATCTCAGAGAAGTGGATCGGGTCGAAATTCTGACGCTGCAGGACAATACCATCGATTTGACCCAGCAGGACAACAGCGCGGTGATTCAGCGGGCCATGCCGCTGGTGGGGCTGGAGGTAAAAAACAGCATTCTGGCGGAGCACGGCTTCTCCTCTCTGGTAACGGTGACCGAAGGGGAGGCGGCCCGCTGCATGCTCTTCGACTTCGGTTTCTCGGAGCATGGGGCTGCGTTCAACGCCGACGCCCTGGGGGCGGATCTCACCCGGGTCGAGTCCATGGCGTTGTCCCACGGCCATCTGGACCACGTCGGCGGCATCCAGGAGTTGGTGAAGCGCACCGGCAAGACCGATATTCCCCTGGTGCTGCATCCGGCAGCCTTCAGGAATCCGCGTTTTATGAAGATTTCCGATGACTTCAAACTCATTTTCCCTGCCTTTACCCGTGAGAAGGCCGAGGCGGCCGGGGCGGCCGTGGTGGATACCGAGCAGCCCTATGCGTTGCTTGACCATGCCGCAGCTTTTCTGGGGCAGATTCCCCGGACGACGGCCTTTGAAAAAGGGGCACCCAACCTGTACTGTGAAATCGACGGCCAGGAACAGCCGGATCCCTTTGACGACGATTCGGCCGTCGTTTTCAACGTCAAGGGCAAAGGGTTGGTCGTGCTTTCCGGATGCGCCCACTCCGGTATCGTCAATACCGTCGCCTATGCCAAAGAGGCGACCGGCGTGGATAAGGTCATGGCCGTCATGGGCGGATTTCATCTTTCCGGCATGGATGTGGAGACGGTGATCCAGCCGACCATCGATGCACTGAAGGCCTTTAACCCGGACTATATCGTTCCCACCCACTGCACCGGCCGGCTGGCCATTCAACTGATCGAAAAAGAGATGCCGGACAGTTTCATTTTGAATATGTCCGGCACTCGGTTGACGTTCAGCGCTTAA
- a CDS encoding TetR/AcrR family transcriptional regulator yields MGLKERREREKEARKGQILTAARSLLFKKGIQAISINQIARKAELGVGTIYFYYQSKEEIFYWLQEEGLDILFKTIDAIGREAIQPDEKLRRTGRAYLQFSDEHKDYFDIINYFLATPTVILGAEMKQRIDRKGGRILELIEGFIRDGIENGRFRSVDSKKYAVMFWGALHGLTQFKKLEDTVLEGEEHRRIFDYAVEQLIEGLKI; encoded by the coding sequence ATGGGATTGAAAGAGAGACGCGAAAGGGAAAAAGAGGCCCGCAAGGGGCAGATCCTTACGGCGGCCAGAAGTTTGCTCTTTAAGAAGGGTATTCAAGCCATCAGCATCAACCAGATCGCCCGCAAGGCCGAACTGGGGGTCGGCACGATCTACTTCTACTACCAGAGCAAGGAGGAGATCTTCTACTGGCTGCAGGAAGAGGGTCTGGACATTCTTTTCAAGACCATCGATGCCATCGGACGTGAAGCTATCCAACCGGATGAGAAGCTCCGACGGACCGGCCGCGCTTACCTGCAATTCAGCGATGAACACAAGGACTATTTCGACATCATCAATTATTTTTTGGCCACCCCCACGGTGATTCTGGGTGCTGAAATGAAGCAGCGCATCGACCGTAAAGGCGGCCGCATCCTGGAACTGATCGAAGGGTTTATCCGCGACGGCATCGAAAACGGCCGGTTCCGGTCCGTGGATTCAAAAAAATATGCCGTGATGTTCTGGGGGGCGCTGCACGGATTGACCCAGTTCAAGAAACTGGAGGACACGGTTCTGGAAGGCGAGGAGCATCGCCGTATTTTCGATTATGCGGTAGAGCAGTTGATCGAAGGGCTGAAAATATGA
- the xsc gene encoding sulfoacetaldehyde acetyltransferase: protein MAKQKMTPSEALVETLVAEGVQNVFGIVGSAYMDALDLFPAAGIRFIPVAHEQAATHAADGLARVTGKPQCCIGQNGPGAANFVSAMVAAYWAHSPVVALTPETGSMGIGTGGFQELDQMPMFERQTVYQVRVNQPQRMAELARRAFYMAKNLNGPTQLNIPRDFFYGVCEDEIYETPVINRGVGSLQDLEKAADIIVKAKYPVIVSGGGVSQADALDAVRLLAEYLTAPVVNSYLHNDTFPAGHDLACGPIGYCGSKAAMRTIAKADVVIALGTRLGPFGTLPQYDITYWPDNARLIQCDTNINALGLSKRADVYSCGDVKEFTTLLLARIKETAPDRQPDAGRLEDVQREKKTWDDELDNWSASDQSAPMHPRRFHQEWTRALPTNSIVTTDIGNNSSMINSYLKFEGVRQHISALSWGNCGFAYGAALGCKIAKPDAPVIAFQGDGAYGISGIAEVMTAVRENIPVIAIVATNYEWGAEKKNQIDYYDNRFVGANLPDNPDYAKVAEDMGAMGIRVDHPDQVGDAVKEAIASNRPCVINAIVQGGEEVLAEPFRRDALNMPVRYLEKYSHLNAK from the coding sequence ATGGCAAAGCAGAAAATGACGCCCAGTGAGGCGCTGGTGGAAACCCTGGTGGCTGAAGGCGTGCAAAATGTATTCGGCATCGTCGGCTCGGCCTACATGGATGCGCTGGATCTGTTTCCCGCAGCGGGCATCCGATTCATCCCCGTGGCCCACGAACAGGCGGCCACCCATGCTGCCGACGGCCTGGCCCGGGTAACCGGCAAACCCCAGTGCTGCATCGGCCAGAACGGCCCCGGCGCGGCCAACTTCGTATCGGCCATGGTGGCGGCCTACTGGGCCCATTCGCCCGTTGTGGCCCTGACTCCGGAAACCGGCTCCATGGGGATCGGCACGGGCGGCTTCCAGGAACTGGACCAGATGCCCATGTTCGAACGCCAGACCGTCTACCAGGTTCGGGTAAACCAGCCCCAGCGCATGGCCGAACTGGCCCGGCGCGCGTTCTACATGGCCAAGAATCTCAACGGGCCCACCCAGCTCAACATTCCCCGGGACTTTTTCTACGGCGTCTGTGAAGACGAGATCTACGAGACCCCCGTTATCAACCGGGGCGTCGGCTCCCTGCAGGATCTGGAAAAGGCGGCCGACATCATCGTCAAGGCCAAATACCCGGTGATCGTTTCCGGCGGCGGCGTCTCCCAGGCCGATGCCTTGGATGCGGTCCGTCTGCTGGCCGAATACCTGACGGCGCCGGTGGTCAACTCCTACCTGCACAACGACACCTTTCCCGCCGGTCATGACCTGGCCTGCGGTCCCATCGGGTACTGCGGCAGCAAGGCGGCCATGCGAACCATCGCCAAAGCCGACGTGGTCATCGCCCTGGGCACGCGCCTGGGACCCTTCGGCACGCTGCCCCAGTACGACATCACCTACTGGCCGGACAACGCCAGGCTGATCCAGTGTGACACCAACATCAACGCCCTGGGCTTGTCCAAGCGGGCCGATGTATACAGCTGCGGCGACGTGAAGGAATTTACCACGCTGTTGCTGGCGCGCATCAAAGAGACGGCCCCGGACCGCCAGCCGGATGCCGGGCGCCTGGAAGATGTGCAGCGGGAGAAAAAGACCTGGGACGACGAACTGGACAACTGGAGCGCCAGCGATCAGAGCGCCCCCATGCATCCGCGGCGGTTCCATCAGGAGTGGACCCGCGCTTTGCCGACGAACAGCATCGTCACCACCGACATCGGCAACAACTCGTCCATGATCAACAGCTACCTGAAGTTCGAGGGTGTCCGGCAGCACATTTCTGCGCTTTCCTGGGGCAACTGCGGCTTTGCCTACGGCGCGGCCTTAGGCTGCAAGATCGCTAAGCCCGACGCCCCGGTGATCGCCTTCCAGGGAGACGGGGCCTACGGCATCAGCGGCATTGCCGAGGTGATGACCGCCGTGCGGGAGAACATCCCGGTGATCGCCATCGTGGCCACCAACTACGAATGGGGGGCCGAGAAGAAAAACCAGATCGACTACTACGACAACCGTTTCGTGGGCGCCAACCTGCCGGACAACCCCGATTATGCCAAGGTTGCCGAGGACATGGGCGCGATGGGAATCCGGGTAGACCACCCCGACCAGGTCGGAGACGCCGTAAAGGAAGCCATTGCCTCCAATCGGCCCTGCGTGATCAACGCTATCGTTCAGGGCGGAGAAGAAGTGCTGGCCGAGCCGTTCCGGCGGGATGCGTTGAATATGCCGGTGAGGTATTTGGAGAAGTACAGCCACTTGAACGCCAAATAG
- a CDS encoding SDR family oxidoreductase, with the protein MVKRSFDNKVVVITGGASGIGLAVARRFAKAGAICALLDMDATRLEQCGREFVEAGYPVMTRRCDVTRRADCEAAIEAVIERFGGVDVLFNNAGITQRSAFVETRIEVYERVMAVNFFGALYCTKAAIRSLIRRGGLIISNESIAGLAPLLGRTGYAASKHAMHGLFTSLRSEVRDKGVHVMVVCPGFIKTNLQDRALGGDGEVTRHPQSRIGRQDTPEQAAEAIFSGAEREKDLLVLTAIGKLGYWVSRLAPKLYERRMARQLKAELER; encoded by the coding sequence GTGGTTAAGCGATCATTCGACAACAAGGTCGTCGTAATCACCGGAGGGGCCAGCGGTATCGGATTGGCCGTGGCCCGTCGGTTTGCCAAAGCCGGGGCGATCTGCGCCCTGCTGGATATGGATGCAACCCGACTCGAGCAATGCGGGCGCGAATTTGTCGAGGCCGGCTACCCGGTCATGACCCGGCGGTGCGACGTGACCCGGCGCGCCGATTGCGAGGCGGCCATCGAGGCTGTGATCGAGCGTTTTGGCGGCGTGGATGTGCTGTTCAACAATGCCGGCATCACCCAGCGTAGCGCCTTTGTGGAAACCCGTATTGAAGTGTACGAGCGGGTCATGGCGGTCAATTTTTTCGGCGCCCTTTACTGCACCAAGGCCGCTATCCGCAGCCTGATCCGGCGGGGCGGATTGATCATCTCCAATGAAAGCATCGCCGGTCTGGCGCCGCTGCTGGGGCGCACCGGATATGCCGCCAGCAAGCACGCCATGCACGGCCTGTTCACTTCGTTGCGCAGCGAAGTGCGGGACAAGGGCGTTCACGTCATGGTGGTCTGCCCCGGTTTTATCAAAACCAACCTGCAGGACCGGGCGCTGGGGGGCGACGGAGAGGTCACCCGCCATCCCCAGTCCCGCATCGGCCGCCAGGACACACCGGAGCAAGCTGCCGAAGCGATTTTTAGCGGCGCGGAAAGAGAAAAAGACCTGCTGGTGCTCACCGCCATCGGCAAGCTGGGATACTGGGTCAGCCGCCTGGCACCGAAACTTTACGAGCGGCGCATGGCCCGGCAGCTCAAAGCGGAGCTGGAGCGTTGA